A genomic stretch from Pyxidicoccus trucidator includes:
- a CDS encoding 3-hydroxyacyl-CoA dehydrogenase family protein, with protein MSNYVLGVVGAGVMGTGIAQSAARAGLPVVLVDTGPQVLERSRRRMLDDLRLERMLHGGTGAPPAETLARITFTPKLDDIQRATFVVESIIERVADKERLFRELDACCPPEVCFASNTSAIPISRLAAATRREPRVLGMHFMNPVPLKPTVEMVRAARTHEDTLAAARDLLRRLGMDSVEVGDGPGFVNNRVLMLSINEAVALVAEGVAPPANVDRVFTACLGHKMGPLATADLIGLDNVLDTLLVLEEFAGPKYHPHPHLADMVGRGLHGRKSGEGFFTYPNS; from the coding sequence ATGAGCAACTACGTCCTCGGAGTCGTTGGCGCGGGAGTGATGGGCACCGGCATCGCGCAGAGCGCGGCGCGCGCCGGGCTGCCCGTGGTGCTGGTGGACACAGGGCCGCAGGTGCTGGAGCGCTCGCGGCGGCGCATGTTGGATGACCTGCGCCTGGAGCGCATGCTCCACGGGGGCACCGGCGCGCCTCCGGCCGAGACGCTGGCGCGCATCACCTTCACCCCGAAGCTGGACGACATCCAGCGCGCCACCTTCGTGGTGGAGAGCATCATCGAGCGCGTCGCGGACAAGGAGCGGCTGTTCCGCGAGCTGGACGCGTGCTGCCCGCCGGAGGTGTGCTTCGCGTCCAACACGTCCGCCATCCCCATCTCCCGTCTGGCGGCGGCCACGCGGCGCGAGCCCCGCGTGCTGGGCATGCACTTCATGAACCCGGTGCCGCTCAAGCCCACCGTGGAGATGGTGCGCGCGGCGCGCACGCACGAGGACACGCTGGCCGCCGCGCGCGACCTGCTGCGCCGGCTGGGCATGGACTCCGTCGAGGTGGGCGACGGGCCGGGCTTCGTCAACAACCGCGTGCTGATGCTCTCCATCAACGAGGCCGTCGCGCTGGTGGCCGAGGGCGTCGCGCCCCCCGCGAACGTGGACCGCGTCTTCACCGCCTGCCTCGGCCACAAGATGGGGCCACTGGCCACGGCGGACCTCATCGGCCTGGACAACGTCCTCGACACGCTGCTCGTGCTGGAGGAGTTCGCTGGCCCCAAGTACCACCCCCACCCCCACCTCGCCGACATGGTCGGCCGCGGCCTCCACGGCCGGAAGAGCGGCGAAGGCTTCTTCACCTACCCGAACTCATGA
- a CDS encoding phosphopantetheine-binding protein produces MTSNDIRTRVRTKVTTLCGARDLRDDDDIFQLGLLSSLYALRLVQSIEREFDLEVSDEDLRVVNFRSVDAITSLVTRVVEAK; encoded by the coding sequence ATGACCTCGAACGACATCCGGACCCGCGTGCGCACCAAGGTGACCACCCTGTGCGGCGCCAGGGACCTGCGCGACGACGACGACATCTTCCAGCTTGGCCTGCTCAGCTCGCTGTATGCGCTGCGCCTGGTCCAGTCCATCGAACGCGAGTTCGACCTCGAGGTGTCGGACGAGGACCTGCGCGTGGTCAACTTCCGCTCGGTGGATGCCATCACCAGCCTCGTCACCCGGGTGGTGGAGGCGAAATGA
- a CDS encoding acyl-CoA dehydrogenase family protein, which yields MREARAFTEAELLPHADRFDAEGALPRAFIAQLSDRGWLGAALSTRWGGGGLDAPTWGRLHGDVGRACGSTRSLLTVQTLVGLALERWAPEPLKARYLPALARGELLAAFALSEPSAGSDVQGLEARARPHGDGYVLDGVKRWISFGQIAHLFLVFARLEGGMAAFLVEGSSPGLTREPITGLLGVRATQLAELRLNGCFVPASHRVGGGDLPFSPVAATALDVGRYSVAWGCVGQAEACLAASMAHARTRRQFGKPLLEHELVARKLTDMLTDTRAARLLCQEAGAKRKARAPDSESATMMAKYFASTAASRISADAVQLHGASGCIQGSRVERHFRDARIMEIIEGSTQMQQVMIARHCALDDLEGDES from the coding sequence ATGAGGGAGGCCCGTGCCTTCACCGAGGCGGAGCTGCTCCCGCACGCCGACCGCTTCGACGCCGAGGGGGCCCTGCCCCGCGCGTTCATCGCGCAGCTTTCGGACCGGGGCTGGCTGGGCGCGGCCCTGTCCACCCGGTGGGGCGGTGGCGGCCTGGACGCCCCCACCTGGGGCCGGCTCCACGGCGACGTGGGCCGGGCGTGCGGCTCCACGCGCAGCCTCCTCACGGTGCAGACGCTGGTGGGGCTGGCGCTGGAGCGCTGGGCGCCGGAGCCGCTGAAGGCGCGCTACCTGCCAGCGCTGGCCCGGGGCGAGCTGCTCGCGGCCTTCGCGCTGAGCGAGCCCTCCGCGGGCTCTGACGTGCAGGGCCTGGAGGCGCGCGCCCGCCCGCACGGGGACGGCTACGTGCTGGACGGCGTGAAGCGCTGGATTTCCTTCGGGCAGATTGCCCACCTGTTCCTGGTGTTCGCGCGCCTGGAGGGGGGCATGGCCGCCTTCCTGGTCGAGGGCTCCTCGCCGGGACTCACCCGCGAGCCCATCACCGGGCTGCTGGGCGTGCGCGCCACGCAGCTGGCGGAGCTGCGACTGAACGGGTGCTTCGTGCCGGCGAGCCACCGCGTGGGCGGTGGAGACCTGCCGTTCAGCCCGGTGGCGGCGACGGCGCTGGACGTGGGCCGCTACAGCGTGGCCTGGGGCTGCGTGGGCCAGGCCGAGGCGTGCCTGGCGGCGAGCATGGCGCATGCGCGCACGCGCCGGCAGTTCGGCAAGCCGCTGCTGGAGCATGAGCTGGTGGCGCGCAAGCTGACGGACATGCTCACGGACACGCGCGCGGCGCGCCTGCTGTGCCAGGAGGCCGGGGCCAAGCGCAAGGCCCGGGCTCCGGACTCGGAGTCGGCCACGATGATGGCCAAGTACTTCGCGTCCACCGCCGCGTCACGCATCTCAGCGGACGCCGTGCAGCTGCACGGCGCGTCTGGCTGCATTCAGGGCTCGCGGGTGGAA